GCCATTGGGCACGGAAAAATGTATCCACTGTACGACAGGCTATGAATATGGCAAAAGCGGAACATCAGCAGTATCAGCAGTGGGGCAAGCAAAAGAAGACGTATCGGCAAAACGGCAAAAAAGAAGTACTGCCTTCCTGGTTTAAAGAGCAGAAAAACAAATCGTCCACCAATGAAGCTGCTTCCTCTTATAATTCGAGTGAGATGGCCGAACGGATTCGAAGACTGACGAATAAAGGAAATGGAAGTTAAGGAGGTGAAAGGATGGAACCTATTCAGCATTCTCTAAAAAAATGGATGCGCGGCCATAAGCAGTTTCAACAGCGATTGCAGAAAACGAAAGAAGATGTTCTGAAGTCGGAGGAGATTCTTAAGCTCCTTGAAAAACATCCTTCATTAACAGAGTCAGACCTTGAAAAGAATTTAATTAAATTATATGAATATCAATCTCAATCAAAACAATGCGAAAAATGTCCGACAAGGGAACAATGTATTAATATCCTTCCAGGCTATGCCCCTCGTGTTGAAGTCCATCAATCGGAGATAAAGCTTGCTTATGATAAATGTCCAAGACAGCGTAAACAAGAACAGGAAGAAAGTCAGAAATCACTCGTCAAAAGTCTGTATATGCCGAAAGAAATCCTGGAGGCGAATTTAGAAAGGCTTGATTACAATGATCCTGATAGAGGGAAAGCCATTGAAAAAACAGTGCACTACATTGAATCTCTTGACGACGTCCTGCCTGGGAAAGGGATGTACTTTCACGGCCCTTTCGGGGTGGGGAAAACTTATTTTTTAGGTGCTATTGCGAATGAGCTTAGTAAAAAGAATATTCCATCCATGATCATCTATATGCCGGAATTTGTAAGGGAGATAAAAGCTTCCATAAAAGATGATTCGATGAATGAAAAAATTGAAGCATTTAAGAACGCACCTGTCTTAATGCTGGATGACATTGGTGCCGAATCCCAGTCCGCCTGGTTCAGGGATGAAGTGCTTGGCTCCATTTTACAATTTAGAATGATGGAAAGACTCCCTGTGTTTTTCACTTCCAATTACAGTCTTGAAGAGCTGGAGCAAGTAATGATGACAAGTTCCCGGGGTGACGTGGAGCAGGTAAAAGCAAAAAGAATTACGGAAAGGATCCGCCAGCTGAGTGAAATCGTACCGGTGGAAGGCAAAAATAGAAGAGGATAAAAATTTGCCAAGCCTTCGCATGTTTCCTTTTTTTCTAACATAAGTATAAGGTGACTCAAATAGAATTACTGAGTAATATTCATTCCTTTCACATCAGTCATTTAATGATTCTTTTATACACTTGGTAGAGGAAATGCAGGGATAGGGGGAACTGTGTTGGTATGTATTTACTTTTCTAACCGTGATGATGCCGCTTTTTTTCAGCAGGCTGTGCGATTTTCAAAAGGGAAGTGGAATGTGAAACCTCAGGAATACCAAACTGAATTCCAATTGATTACCGGCACCTTAGGGCAAGCCTATGAGGATACAGTTACGGCACTTGTTGAATTATTTCGGGAAAGAAAACTGCTCGGCTGGCTTGAAGGTGTGCTGAGGTATTCCTATTATTATACGGATCCGCAGGAGATTCAAAGGATTTTAGAAGTAGCTCAGGAATATGATCCTTCTCCACCAGAAGGCCATTCCTGGCCGCCTCTATTTGAGGAAGTTTCCCAAAATATTGATCAAATGTTACAAGAAACGTATAGTGTAGAGTTTGATCATTTATGCGTTCACGTTTTAAAAGCTGTCCACCAGACGCTTATCGATTACACGGGGAAGCTCATTGATGAATATAAACTAGAAGAAGCTCATCAGCTTATGGTGGATTCCTGGCGGCAAAGAGTGAGCTTACGCGATACAGGTGTGCAGCTCCTCCATATAAAAGATGATTCTCCTTTTCGCTATTATCACGCTGAAGGAAATGAATTGAGAGAAGCAGAAACGCTGCTTTACATGAACCAGTATCCGGATTCTTCTATTCGCGATTTGCCATTGGATTGGGATTTAACTCCTGCTCTTGTTCACGCGCCTGATCAATTAATTATTTATTCAGATCGCCAGGGTGTGGGCAAACTTGAACTGCTCGTAAGGATTTTTGAAGAGAAAGCAACCTGGAAGCCTTTAAAGGACTTTCC
This Halobacillus salinarum DNA region includes the following protein-coding sequences:
- the dnaI gene encoding primosomal protein DnaI, with product MEPIQHSLKKWMRGHKQFQQRLQKTKEDVLKSEEILKLLEKHPSLTESDLEKNLIKLYEYQSQSKQCEKCPTREQCINILPGYAPRVEVHQSEIKLAYDKCPRQRKQEQEESQKSLVKSLYMPKEILEANLERLDYNDPDRGKAIEKTVHYIESLDDVLPGKGMYFHGPFGVGKTYFLGAIANELSKKNIPSMIIYMPEFVREIKASIKDDSMNEKIEAFKNAPVLMLDDIGAESQSAWFRDEVLGSILQFRMMERLPVFFTSNYSLEELEQVMMTSSRGDVEQVKAKRITERIRQLSEIVPVEGKNRRG
- the ytxC gene encoding putative sporulation protein YtxC — protein: MVCIYFSNRDDAAFFQQAVRFSKGKWNVKPQEYQTEFQLITGTLGQAYEDTVTALVELFRERKLLGWLEGVLRYSYYYTDPQEIQRILEVAQEYDPSPPEGHSWPPLFEEVSQNIDQMLQETYSVEFDHLCVHVLKAVHQTLIDYTGKLIDEYKLEEAHQLMVDSWRQRVSLRDTGVQLLHIKDDSPFRYYHAEGNELREAETLLYMNQYPDSSIRDLPLDWDLTPALVHAPDQLIIYSDRQGVGKLELLVRIFEEKATWKPLKDFPF